A single window of Modestobacter italicus DNA harbors:
- a CDS encoding UBP-type zinc finger domain-containing protein encodes MDQIDPTVPPSGTGCVECEASGAWWLHLRRCAACGHVGCCDSSPNQHATAHAHASGHRVVQSFEPGEGWFWDYVAGEFADGPELAAPTAHPAAQPVPGPAGRVPADWARHLH; translated from the coding sequence ATGGACCAGATCGACCCGACCGTCCCACCCAGCGGGACCGGGTGCGTCGAGTGCGAGGCCAGCGGCGCGTGGTGGCTGCACCTGCGCCGGTGCGCGGCCTGCGGGCACGTCGGCTGCTGCGACTCCTCGCCCAACCAGCACGCGACCGCGCACGCGCACGCCTCCGGGCACCGGGTCGTGCAGAGCTTCGAGCCCGGGGAGGGTTGGTTCTGGGACTACGTGGCCGGCGAGTTCGCCGACGGGCCGGAGCTCGCCGCCCCGACCGCACACCCGGCGGCGCAGCCGGTGCCGGGCCCCGCCGGCCGGGTGCCTGCCGACTGGGCGAGGCACCTGCACTGA
- a CDS encoding alpha/beta hydrolase codes for MSEPVRPVLEEAAQAFADANSTPPFLYQLTPEKGREVAIGVQTDPPPVLLAADVEDLVVPGGPTGEVRVRIVRPKGATGPLPVVLYVHGLGWVFGGPVTHDRLVREIAVGTQAAVVFPDYDLAPEHQYPTQVEQVWAVADWIAMNGPENGLDPARLAVAGDSVGGNMATVTTILAKQRGGVEFQGQLLYYPVTNAAFDTGSYEQFATGYFLAREGMQWFWDQYTTDEAQRAEITASPLRATTDELAGLPQALVVVGEADVLRDEGEAYAAKLRAAGVPVTAVRYGGIIHDFVGLQPLRHTFAAEAAINQGIAFLRGVLGTD; via the coding sequence GTGTCCGAACCCGTCCGCCCCGTGCTGGAGGAGGCCGCGCAGGCCTTCGCCGACGCGAACTCCACCCCGCCGTTCCTGTACCAGCTCACCCCCGAGAAGGGCCGCGAGGTCGCGATCGGGGTGCAGACCGACCCGCCGCCGGTGCTGCTGGCCGCCGACGTCGAGGACCTCGTCGTCCCCGGTGGCCCGACCGGTGAGGTGCGGGTGCGCATCGTCCGGCCGAAGGGCGCCACCGGCCCGCTGCCGGTCGTGCTCTACGTCCACGGCCTGGGCTGGGTGTTCGGCGGCCCGGTCACCCACGACCGGCTGGTCCGCGAGATCGCCGTCGGCACGCAGGCCGCCGTGGTCTTCCCCGACTACGACCTCGCCCCGGAGCACCAGTACCCGACCCAGGTCGAGCAGGTCTGGGCGGTCGCCGACTGGATCGCGATGAACGGCCCCGAGAACGGCCTGGACCCGGCGCGGCTGGCCGTGGCCGGCGACTCGGTCGGCGGCAACATGGCCACCGTCACCACGATCCTGGCCAAGCAGCGCGGCGGTGTGGAGTTCCAGGGCCAGCTGCTCTACTACCCGGTCACGAACGCCGCGTTCGACACCGGCTCCTACGAGCAGTTCGCCACCGGCTACTTCCTCGCCCGCGAGGGCATGCAGTGGTTCTGGGACCAGTACACGACCGACGAGGCCCAGCGGGCCGAGATCACCGCCTCCCCGCTGCGGGCCACCACCGACGAGCTCGCCGGGCTGCCGCAGGCGCTGGTCGTCGTGGGCGAGGCCGACGTGCTGCGCGACGAGGGTGAGGCCTACGCCGCCAAGCTGCGCGCCGCCGGCGTGCCGGTGACGGCGGTCCGCTACGGCGGGATCATCCACGACTTCGTCGGCCTCCAGCCGCTGCGGCACACCTTCGCCGCCGAGGCCGCGATCAACCAGGGCATCGCGTTCCTGCGCGGCGTGCTCGGGACCGACTGA
- a CDS encoding SDR family NAD(P)-dependent oxidoreductase, whose protein sequence is MGQLDGKTALVTGATSGIGLAAAQRFAAEGAHVFVTGRRKDALDEAVAAIGSGAVGVQSDVSDLADLDRLFAEIAAAGRGLDVVFANAGGGEFAALGEITPEHYADTFDTNVRGTLFTVQGALPLLNDGASIVLAGSTATLHGTPSFSVYGASKAALHSFTKTWAVELAGRGIRVNTLVPGPTETPGLVALAPDSAAAQQMLQGMAAGIPLKRVAHTSEIAAGALFLASDQSSFMTGNELVLDGGEDQA, encoded by the coding sequence ATGGGACAGCTCGACGGCAAGACGGCACTGGTGACCGGCGCGACCTCCGGGATCGGGCTGGCCGCGGCGCAGCGGTTCGCCGCGGAGGGCGCGCACGTGTTCGTGACCGGGCGCCGCAAGGACGCCCTCGACGAGGCGGTCGCCGCGATCGGCTCCGGCGCGGTGGGCGTGCAGAGCGACGTCAGCGACCTGGCCGACCTCGACCGGTTGTTCGCGGAGATCGCGGCGGCCGGCCGCGGCCTGGACGTCGTCTTCGCCAACGCCGGCGGCGGCGAGTTCGCCGCGCTCGGCGAGATCACCCCGGAGCACTACGCCGACACCTTCGACACCAACGTCCGCGGCACCCTGTTCACCGTGCAGGGGGCGCTGCCGCTGCTCAACGACGGCGCCTCGATCGTGCTCGCCGGGTCCACCGCCACCCTGCACGGGACGCCGTCCTTCAGCGTCTACGGGGCCTCCAAGGCCGCCCTGCACTCGTTCACCAAGACCTGGGCGGTGGAGCTCGCCGGCCGCGGCATCCGGGTCAACACCCTGGTCCCCGGCCCGACCGAGACGCCGGGGCTGGTCGCGCTCGCCCCCGACTCGGCCGCGGCCCAGCAGATGCTGCAGGGGATGGCCGCCGGCATCCCGCTGAAGCGGGTCGCGCACACGTCGGAGATCGCGGCCGGCGCGTTGTTCCTCGCCTCGGACCAGAGCAGCTTCATGACCGGCAACGAGCTGGTGCTCGACGGCGGCGAGGACCAGGCCTGA
- a CDS encoding MBL fold metallo-hydrolase → MAGDEHDVTLTFGGNATTLLRLGPFTLLTDPNFLHRGQRAYLGYGLFTKRLTEPALQPTQLPALDAVLLSHLHGDHWDAIATRSLPKETPVVTTPAAARELAQKGFHATSDLTDWQTHELVSGTTTLRITSVPGVHGPGLLGRLLPPVMGSVLELVQDGAVTWRGYISGDTLFRRDIGEVLQRCGPLDVLVPHLGGTQAFGFTVTMDGRQGADLVELLSPSVVVPVHYDDYTVFRSPLGDFVAEVAARRAPGEIRTVGRGQTISLRA, encoded by the coding sequence ATGGCCGGCGACGAGCACGACGTCACGCTCACCTTCGGTGGCAACGCGACGACCCTGCTGCGGCTGGGGCCGTTCACGCTGCTGACCGACCCCAACTTCCTGCACCGGGGCCAGCGCGCCTACCTGGGCTACGGGCTGTTCACCAAGCGGCTCACCGAACCCGCGCTGCAGCCCACCCAGCTGCCGGCGCTCGACGCCGTCCTGCTGTCCCACCTGCACGGCGACCACTGGGACGCGATCGCCACCCGCTCGCTGCCCAAGGAGACGCCGGTGGTGACCACGCCGGCGGCCGCGCGCGAGCTGGCGCAGAAGGGCTTCCACGCGACCAGCGACCTCACCGACTGGCAGACCCACGAGCTGGTCTCCGGGACGACGACGTTGCGGATCACCTCGGTGCCCGGGGTGCACGGCCCGGGCCTGCTCGGCAGGCTGCTGCCGCCGGTGATGGGCAGCGTGCTCGAGCTGGTGCAGGACGGCGCGGTCACCTGGCGGGGCTACATCAGCGGCGACACGCTCTTCCGCCGGGACATCGGCGAGGTGCTGCAGCGCTGCGGCCCGCTGGACGTGCTGGTCCCGCACCTGGGCGGCACCCAGGCGTTCGGGTTCACCGTGACGATGGACGGCCGGCAGGGCGCCGACCTGGTCGAGCTGCTCTCGCCGTCCGTCGTCGTCCCGGTGCACTACGACGACTACACGGTCTTCCGCAGCCCGCTCGGCGACTTCGTCGCCGAGGTCGCCGCCCGCCGCGCCCCGGGCGAGATCCGCACCGTGGGCCGCGGCCAGACCATCTCGCTGAGAGCCTGA
- a CDS encoding nuclear transport factor 2 family protein gives MAGPEELLARMVAEVFNEPDAGRRAAAIDEVFAPDVVFVDAEHEVHGREELAATVTGLLAQGPGLVFTPVGSFRGVGDLGMRS, from the coding sequence ATGGCCGGCCCCGAGGAGCTGCTGGCCCGGATGGTCGCCGAGGTCTTCAACGAGCCGGACGCCGGCCGGCGGGCCGCCGCGATCGACGAGGTGTTCGCCCCCGACGTCGTGTTCGTCGACGCCGAGCACGAGGTGCACGGCCGGGAGGAGCTGGCGGCCACGGTGACCGGGCTGCTGGCGCAGGGGCCGGGGCTGGTCTTCACGCCGGTCGGTTCCTTCCGCGGGGTGGGCGACCTGGGCATGCGGTCCTAG
- a CDS encoding alpha/beta hydrolase family protein, whose amino-acid sequence MSAREVPTPLGPARVHRTEPAGDVAGTLVLGHGAGGGVDSADLRAVAGAGAQAGWRVLLVEQPWRVAGKRIAPAPPRLDEAWTAVLAQVRDLVDGPLVLGGRSAGARVACRTAPAQGAAGVLALAFPLHPPGRPEKSRAAELRGVGVPLVVVQGETDAFGRPAEVEAALAGHAGTVRPVPGDHALGRDPAAVAAAVTDWLAAAYPRRQVSGAGAG is encoded by the coding sequence GTGAGCGCCCGCGAGGTGCCCACCCCGCTGGGCCCGGCGCGGGTGCACCGCACCGAGCCGGCGGGGGACGTCGCCGGCACCCTCGTGCTCGGCCACGGTGCCGGCGGCGGCGTGGACTCCGCCGACCTGCGCGCCGTCGCCGGGGCCGGCGCGCAGGCCGGGTGGCGGGTGCTGCTGGTCGAGCAGCCCTGGCGGGTCGCCGGGAAGCGGATCGCGCCGGCACCGCCGCGGCTGGACGAGGCCTGGACGGCGGTGCTGGCGCAGGTGCGCGACCTGGTCGACGGCCCCCTGGTGCTCGGTGGCCGCAGCGCCGGGGCGCGGGTGGCCTGCCGGACGGCGCCCGCGCAGGGTGCGGCGGGCGTGCTCGCCCTGGCCTTCCCGCTGCACCCGCCCGGCCGGCCGGAGAAGAGCCGCGCCGCGGAGCTGCGCGGCGTCGGCGTCCCGCTGGTCGTCGTGCAGGGCGAGACCGACGCCTTCGGACGCCCGGCCGAGGTCGAGGCGGCGCTGGCCGGGCACGCCGGCACCGTCCGCCCCGTCCCCGGCGACCACGCGCTGGGCAGGGACCCCGCCGCGGTCGCCGCCGCCGTCACCGACTGGCTGGCGGCGGCGTACCCGCGGCGTCAGGTCAGCGGCGCAGGCGCCGGATGA
- a CDS encoding HAD-IA family hydrolase — translation MRTRPDVVAFDVNETLLDLAPVGAALVEHGQSEQLLPSVFSRTLLTGFAGAALGTWFPFRAAFETSVAQLTGLPPAACAAVADAFGELSPHPDVEPALRLLTEAGVRAVTLSHGSPGVAEAGLSRGGVAALVEQTLTSESIRAWKPAREAYLWAAGTCGVAPDRMALVAAHSWDVAGARRAGLTAAFTTNRAERVYAGVLEPPHVQGGSLVEAVEALLALPRA, via the coding sequence GTGCGCACCCGCCCGGACGTCGTCGCCTTCGACGTCAACGAGACCCTGCTGGACCTCGCGCCCGTCGGCGCCGCGCTGGTCGAGCACGGCCAGTCCGAGCAGCTGCTGCCCAGCGTCTTCTCCCGGACCCTGCTCACCGGGTTCGCCGGCGCGGCCCTGGGCACCTGGTTCCCGTTCCGGGCCGCCTTCGAGACCTCCGTGGCCCAGCTGACCGGGTTGCCGCCGGCCGCCTGCGCGGCGGTCGCCGACGCGTTCGGTGAGCTGTCCCCCCACCCGGACGTCGAGCCCGCGCTGCGGCTGCTCACCGAGGCCGGCGTCCGGGCGGTGACGCTCAGCCACGGGTCGCCGGGGGTGGCCGAGGCGGGCCTGTCCCGCGGCGGGGTCGCCGCGCTGGTCGAGCAGACCCTGACCTCGGAGTCGATCCGCGCCTGGAAGCCCGCCCGCGAGGCCTACCTGTGGGCGGCGGGGACCTGCGGCGTCGCCCCGGACCGGATGGCCCTGGTGGCCGCCCACTCCTGGGACGTCGCCGGGGCCCGCCGGGCGGGGCTGACGGCGGCCTTCACCACCAACCGGGCCGAGCGGGTGTACGCCGGCGTCCTCGAGCCGCCGCACGTGCAGGGCGGCTCGCTCGTCGAGGCGGTCGAGGCGCTGCTCGCCCTCCCCCGCGCGTGA
- a CDS encoding FAD binding domain-containing protein, with amino-acid sequence MIPAAFAYARPTTVEEALRVIAEGGDDVKVLAGGQSLIPVMRLRLAAPELVVDLTRVEELRGVREEGDQLVVGAMTTHADVLSDPLLAQYAQLVVQATETVADRQVRRRGTFGGALAHADPAGDLPAVALALDAEFVVAGPAGRRTVPASEFFVDYLTTALEEGELLVEIRLPKLSAADGWGTRYEKFNRVAQAWSIVAVAAAVRREGGRITEARIGLTNMGPTPLRAGATEAALVGVDVSLETVTAAAAQAAEGTSPSNDLNAQADYRQHLAQVLTRRALAAAAGL; translated from the coding sequence GTGATCCCCGCAGCGTTCGCGTACGCCCGGCCCACCACCGTCGAGGAGGCGCTGCGGGTCATCGCCGAGGGCGGGGACGACGTCAAGGTCCTCGCCGGCGGGCAGTCGCTCATCCCGGTGATGCGGCTGCGGCTGGCCGCGCCGGAGCTCGTCGTCGACCTCACCCGGGTCGAGGAGCTGCGCGGGGTGCGGGAGGAGGGCGACCAGCTGGTCGTCGGCGCGATGACCACGCACGCCGACGTGCTCAGCGACCCGCTGCTGGCGCAGTACGCCCAGCTGGTGGTCCAGGCCACCGAGACGGTGGCCGACCGGCAGGTGCGCCGGCGGGGCACCTTCGGCGGCGCCCTGGCGCACGCCGACCCGGCCGGTGACCTGCCGGCGGTGGCGCTGGCGCTGGACGCCGAGTTCGTCGTCGCCGGCCCGGCCGGACGCCGGACGGTCCCCGCGTCGGAGTTCTTCGTCGACTACCTGACCACCGCGCTGGAGGAGGGGGAGCTGCTCGTCGAGATCCGGCTCCCCAAGCTCTCCGCGGCCGACGGCTGGGGCACCCGCTACGAGAAGTTCAACCGGGTCGCCCAGGCCTGGTCGATCGTGGCGGTCGCGGCGGCGGTCCGGCGGGAGGGCGGCCGGATCACCGAGGCGCGCATCGGGCTGACCAACATGGGGCCGACCCCGTTGCGGGCCGGCGCCACCGAGGCCGCCCTGGTCGGGGTCGACGTGAGCCTGGAGACGGTCACCGCTGCCGCCGCCCAGGCCGCCGAGGGCACCAGCCCGAGCAACGACCTCAACGCCCAGGCCGACTACCGGCAGCACCTCGCGCAGGTGCTCACCCGGCGCGCCCTGGCCGCGGCCGCAGGCCTGTAG
- a CDS encoding SRPBCC family protein yields the protein MQLENSFTVPLPVDEAWRVLLDIDRIAPCMPGAALDSVTGDDFTGRVKVKLGPINLTYQGKGSFIEKDETTHKAVIDARGKDQRGNGTAAAIVTATLAAEGSVTRVDVLTDLNITGRPAQFGRGVMTDVGNKLLGQFADKLSAQLASGDAGLVDQAAAEQSQEPTVAKTVTTAAATAAATTAGVVEEVAASAEGAGGPAKKAAAAAKKTAAAAADSTAPAATAPAKATPAKATPAKATSAAVPDTAPAAEDTAPAAVIDAPADAAAPTPIGAARKAPSKPPTGTTAPPNRPAGGGPAKSTPSSAPRQLTPTEPEPIDLLEVAGGAAFTRYAAPAAGGAAVLVLLLLVIRRLRR from the coding sequence GTGCAGCTGGAGAACTCGTTCACCGTGCCCCTGCCCGTCGACGAGGCGTGGCGGGTGCTGTTGGACATCGACCGGATCGCCCCGTGCATGCCCGGGGCGGCGCTCGACTCGGTCACCGGGGACGACTTCACCGGCCGGGTGAAGGTCAAGCTGGGGCCGATCAACCTGACCTACCAGGGCAAGGGGTCCTTCATCGAGAAGGACGAGACCACGCACAAGGCCGTGATCGACGCCCGCGGCAAGGACCAGCGCGGCAACGGCACCGCTGCGGCGATCGTCACCGCCACCCTGGCCGCCGAGGGCAGCGTCACCCGGGTCGACGTGCTGACCGACCTGAACATCACCGGCCGCCCCGCGCAGTTCGGCCGCGGCGTGATGACCGACGTGGGCAACAAGCTGCTCGGCCAGTTCGCCGACAAGCTGTCCGCCCAGCTGGCCAGCGGCGACGCCGGCCTGGTCGACCAGGCCGCGGCCGAGCAGTCGCAGGAGCCGACCGTCGCCAAGACGGTCACCACCGCCGCGGCCACGGCCGCCGCGACCACCGCCGGGGTCGTCGAGGAGGTCGCCGCCTCCGCCGAGGGCGCCGGTGGGCCGGCGAAGAAGGCCGCCGCCGCCGCCAAGAAGACCGCGGCCGCCGCCGCGGACAGCACCGCTCCCGCGGCCACCGCGCCGGCGAAGGCCACCCCGGCGAAGGCGACCCCGGCGAAGGCCACCTCCGCCGCGGTGCCGGACACCGCCCCCGCCGCGGAGGACACGGCGCCCGCCGCCGTCATCGACGCGCCGGCCGACGCGGCCGCGCCGACCCCGATCGGCGCGGCGCGGAAGGCACCCAGCAAGCCGCCGACCGGCACCACCGCGCCGCCGAACCGGCCCGCGGGCGGTGGCCCGGCCAAGAGCACCCCGAGCTCCGCACCGCGGCAGCTCACCCCGACCGAGCCCGAGCCGATCGACCTGCTCGAGGTGGCCGGCGGCGCCGCGTTCACCCGCTACGCGGCCCCCGCGGCCGGCGGCGCGGCGGTCCTGGTGCTCCTGCTGCTGGTCATCCGGCGCCTGCGCCGCTGA
- a CDS encoding DedA family protein, which yields MPILAAASSDQGGITGFLLDLVDKLGAVGVGLTILIETVIPPIPSEAVLGAAGVLINDGRLSVVPVVLFATLGSVVGALVLYWVGRALGPRRSHAFLDRLPLVATDDVDRTFDWFERHGRSAVFFGRMVPIVRSFVSVPAGVVKMPLPQFLAFTTAGSLIWNSVLIGLGVAAGDFVEANLHYLDYAVVAAVVLGVGWFVYKKVTGGFSRPADAGADLPVDERDEA from the coding sequence ATGCCGATCCTCGCCGCCGCCTCGTCCGACCAAGGGGGGATCACCGGGTTCCTGCTCGATCTCGTCGACAAGCTGGGCGCGGTCGGTGTCGGCCTCACGATCCTGATCGAGACCGTCATCCCGCCGATCCCCAGCGAGGCGGTGCTCGGCGCCGCCGGGGTGCTGATCAACGACGGCCGACTCTCCGTCGTCCCGGTCGTCCTGTTCGCCACCCTCGGCTCGGTGGTCGGGGCGCTGGTGCTCTACTGGGTCGGCCGGGCCCTGGGCCCACGCCGCTCGCACGCGTTCCTCGACCGGCTCCCGCTGGTCGCCACCGACGACGTCGACCGGACCTTCGACTGGTTCGAGCGCCACGGGCGGTCCGCGGTCTTCTTCGGCCGCATGGTCCCGATCGTGCGCAGCTTCGTGTCCGTGCCGGCCGGTGTGGTGAAGATGCCGCTGCCGCAGTTCCTGGCGTTCACCACCGCCGGCAGCCTGATCTGGAACAGCGTGCTGATCGGGCTCGGCGTCGCCGCCGGCGACTTCGTCGAGGCCAACCTGCACTACCTGGACTACGCCGTCGTCGCCGCAGTGGTCCTGGGCGTGGGCTGGTTCGTCTACAAGAAGGTGACCGGCGGGTTCAGCCGTCCCGCGGACGCCGGCGCCGACCTGCCGGTCGACGAGCGGGACGAGGCCTGA
- a CDS encoding amidohydrolase family protein: MLQRFAARAVVVGDRAGTVVPDAVLDVVDGVIGWVGPAADAPPLTEDAEVRSLPGVLVPGMVNTHSHAPMVLFRGQGEGLPLDRWLREVMWPREARLTPEDVEVAMTAASAEMLRHGVTTSVEMYFQPERIAAAVRATGARAVVANPLIGLPGFGTFDEQLATAVGLAGRSDAQVEFGIGPHSAYTVPLPVLRDAAVAAREHGMLLTVHVAETATEGDELLAQHGSSVPALLAAHDVLGGRVLGAHCVHMDDGDLELWREYDVAVAHCPGSNTKLASGTARLRDMLDLGIRVGMGTDGPASNDNLDLFEDLRLAAQLARLRERDATALTAPEAFWLATGAAAAAVGRDDLGQLTAGRRADLVHVDTEDIAFTPVGDVTDLLTHLVWSVGSRHVRDTWVAGRQLVRDGVSTTVDEAALRADVQTRAMRLAGR, encoded by the coding sequence ATGCTGCAGCGCTTCGCCGCCCGCGCCGTCGTCGTCGGTGACCGTGCCGGCACCGTCGTCCCCGATGCCGTGCTCGACGTCGTCGACGGTGTGATCGGCTGGGTCGGCCCGGCCGCCGACGCCCCGCCGCTGACCGAGGACGCCGAGGTCAGGAGCCTTCCGGGGGTGCTCGTGCCGGGCATGGTGAACACCCACTCGCACGCCCCGATGGTGCTCTTCCGGGGGCAGGGCGAGGGGCTGCCGCTGGACCGCTGGCTGCGCGAGGTCATGTGGCCGCGTGAGGCGAGGCTCACTCCCGAGGACGTCGAGGTGGCGATGACCGCGGCGTCGGCGGAGATGCTCCGGCACGGGGTGACCACCAGCGTGGAGATGTACTTCCAGCCCGAGCGGATCGCCGCGGCGGTGCGGGCGACCGGTGCCCGGGCGGTGGTGGCCAACCCGCTCATCGGGCTGCCCGGGTTCGGCACCTTCGACGAGCAGCTGGCCACCGCGGTCGGGTTGGCCGGGCGCAGCGACGCCCAGGTCGAGTTCGGCATCGGCCCGCACTCGGCGTACACGGTGCCGCTGCCGGTGCTGCGCGACGCCGCCGTCGCCGCGCGGGAGCACGGCATGCTCCTCACCGTCCACGTCGCGGAGACCGCCACGGAGGGCGACGAGCTGCTCGCCCAGCACGGGTCGAGCGTGCCGGCGCTGCTCGCCGCGCACGACGTGCTCGGCGGCCGGGTGCTCGGCGCGCACTGCGTGCACATGGACGACGGCGACCTGGAGCTGTGGCGCGAGTACGACGTCGCGGTGGCCCACTGCCCGGGCAGCAACACAAAGCTGGCCAGCGGTACGGCGCGGCTGCGGGACATGCTCGACCTGGGCATCCGGGTCGGCATGGGCACCGACGGGCCGGCGTCCAACGACAACCTGGACCTGTTCGAGGACCTCCGGCTGGCCGCGCAGCTGGCCCGGCTGCGTGAGCGGGACGCGACCGCGCTCACCGCGCCGGAGGCGTTCTGGCTGGCCACCGGGGCGGCGGCCGCGGCGGTCGGGCGCGACGACCTGGGTCAGCTGACCGCCGGCCGGCGGGCGGACCTGGTGCACGTGGACACCGAGGACATCGCGTTCACCCCGGTCGGCGACGTCACCGACCTGCTCACCCACCTGGTCTGGTCGGTGGGCTCCCGGCACGTCCGCGACACCTGGGTCGCCGGCCGGCAGCTGGTGCGCGACGGCGTCAGCACGACGGTCGACGAGGCCGCGCTGCGCGCCGACGTGCAGACCCGCGCGATGCGCCTCGCCGGCCGCTGA
- a CDS encoding MarR family winged helix-turn-helix transcriptional regulator — MSRTPDRPPAPLSPEQQETWFAYMRVMLRLGYEMNRQLQTDSELSLPDYDVLNALADSPDGRLQLTALATRLAWERSRLSHHLQRMSARGLVERSPSATDRRATDAVLTAAGRAALAEATPGHADLVRRMFFDGLDPALLPPLRAALEQVHEQVLTHGTLPRPGQPQRRLPGLAAAD, encoded by the coding sequence ATGTCACGCACTCCGGACCGCCCTCCCGCCCCGCTCAGCCCCGAGCAGCAGGAGACCTGGTTCGCGTACATGCGGGTGATGCTGCGGCTGGGCTACGAGATGAACCGGCAGCTGCAGACCGACAGCGAGCTGTCCCTGCCGGACTACGACGTGCTCAACGCGCTGGCCGACTCCCCGGACGGCCGGCTGCAGCTCACCGCGCTGGCCACCCGGCTGGCCTGGGAGCGCAGCCGGCTGTCCCACCACCTGCAGCGGATGAGCGCCCGCGGACTGGTCGAGCGCAGCCCGTCGGCCACCGACCGGCGGGCCACCGACGCCGTCCTCACCGCCGCGGGCCGGGCGGCGCTGGCCGAGGCCACCCCCGGCCACGCGGACCTGGTCCGGCGGATGTTCTTCGACGGCCTGGACCCGGCCCTGCTCCCCCCGCTGCGGGCCGCGCTGGAGCAGGTGCACGAGCAGGTGCTCACCCACGGCACGCTGCCGCGCCCCGGTCAGCCGCAGCGGCGGCTGCCGGGGTTGGCGGCCGCGGACTGA